A single window of Streptomyces sudanensis DNA harbors:
- a CDS encoding fumarylacetoacetate hydrolase family protein — protein MRIARFSIDGNVAFGAVEGESAPGAEGDLVLDIIKGIPYTDFELSGTKVPLSKVRLLPPVLPNKVVAIGRNYAEHAAELGNEVPEVPVAFLKPTTSVIGSGDAIEYPSFSNELHHEAELAVVIGRMCREVPRERVKDVVFGYTCANDVTARDAQKREKQWARAKGFDTSCPLGPWVETDLDPSDLAIQCTVNGAQRQLGRTSDMVRSIEDLVVHITEAMTLLPGDVILTGTPAGVGPLNVGDEVAVTIEGIGTLTNKVIKRG, from the coding sequence GTGCGCATCGCCAGGTTCTCCATCGACGGCAATGTCGCCTTCGGCGCGGTCGAGGGTGAAAGCGCCCCCGGCGCAGAGGGTGACCTCGTCCTCGACATCATCAAGGGCATCCCGTACACCGACTTCGAGCTCAGCGGCACGAAGGTCCCGCTGAGCAAGGTCAGGCTCCTGCCGCCGGTGCTCCCCAACAAGGTCGTGGCCATCGGCCGCAACTACGCGGAGCACGCCGCGGAGCTCGGCAACGAGGTCCCCGAGGTGCCCGTCGCCTTCCTCAAGCCCACCACCTCGGTGATCGGCTCCGGCGACGCCATCGAGTACCCCTCCTTCTCGAACGAACTGCACCACGAGGCCGAGCTCGCCGTCGTCATCGGCCGCATGTGCCGCGAGGTCCCGCGCGAACGCGTCAAGGACGTCGTCTTCGGCTACACCTGCGCCAACGACGTCACCGCCCGCGACGCCCAGAAGCGCGAGAAGCAGTGGGCCCGCGCCAAGGGCTTCGACACCTCCTGCCCCCTGGGACCCTGGGTGGAGACCGACCTCGACCCGAGCGACCTGGCCATCCAGTGCACGGTCAACGGCGCGCAGCGCCAACTGGGCCGCACGAGCGACATGGTCCGCTCCATCGAGGACCTGGTCGTCCACATCACCGAGGCCATGACGCTGCTCCCCGGCGACGTGATCCTCACCGGCACCCCCGCCGGGGTCGGCCCCCTCAACGTCGGCGACGAGGTCGCCGTCACCATCGAAGGCATCGGCACTCTCACCAACAAGGTGATCAAGCGTGGCTAA